From the Williamwhitmania sp. genome, one window contains:
- a CDS encoding DUF6089 family protein encodes MKKNTILFVFLNLITTIAISQNSIDIGGRVGGSYYIGDYNVATPFSHPNIAGGVFLRYNFNDYYAVRFGVNGGNFSGGYSATNGYLPAAGGGFNTLIFDGNVALEINFLPFDALAYKRKKYAPFVSAGFGVSYIGGALSPSVPLSIGVKYRPARRWTVGFEWTISKTFTDKLDGYTNWTDQKNSVIHNNDWYSVAGLFITFRLLNNSVVCPVYK; translated from the coding sequence ATGAAAAAAAACACCATCCTTTTTGTTTTCCTTAATCTAATTACGACGATTGCAATATCTCAAAACAGTATAGATATTGGTGGCCGTGTTGGTGGGAGTTACTATATTGGTGACTACAACGTAGCTACACCTTTTAGCCACCCCAATATTGCCGGTGGCGTTTTTCTTCGCTATAATTTTAACGACTACTACGCCGTCAGGTTTGGTGTAAATGGTGGTAACTTTTCGGGAGGCTATTCCGCTACAAATGGATACCTTCCTGCTGCAGGAGGTGGTTTCAACACGCTAATCTTTGATGGAAATGTTGCTTTGGAGATTAACTTTTTACCCTTCGATGCCCTAGCGTATAAACGAAAAAAGTATGCTCCATTTGTGAGTGCAGGCTTTGGTGTTTCCTATATTGGAGGAGCTTTGTCTCCCTCGGTACCATTGAGTATCGGCGTTAAATACCGACCGGCACGTCGATGGACCGTTGGCTTTGAGTGGACCATTAGTAAAACGTTCACTGATAAGCTAGATGGCTATACCAACTGGACGGATCAGAAAAATTCCGTAATTCATAACAACGATTGGTACTCAGTAGCCGGATTATTTATAACTTTCCGCCTTTTAAATAATAGCGTGGTTTGTCCTGTTTACAAGTAA